A genomic window from Salvelinus namaycush isolate Seneca chromosome 21, SaNama_1.0, whole genome shotgun sequence includes:
- the lmo2 gene encoding rhombotin-2, translating into MSSAIERKTMEANEEPVDEVLQMPPSLLNCGGCQQSIGDRFFLKAIEKYWHEDCLSCDLCGCRLGEVGRRLYYKLGRKLCRRDYLRLFGQDGLCASCEKRIRAFEMTMRVRDKVYHLECFKCAACQKHFCVGDRYLLINSDIVCEQDIFEWTKLNNNMV; encoded by the exons GGAGCCGGTGGACGAGGTGTTACAGATGCCCCCGTCCCTCCTGAACTGTGGGGGGTGCCAGCAGAGCATCGGGGACAGGTTCTTCCTGAAAGCCATTGAGAAGTACTGGCACGAGGACTGTCTGAGCTGTGACCTGTGTGGCTGCAGACTGGGAGAGGTGGGACGAAGACTCTACTACAAACTGGGACGCAAGCTCTGCCGCAGAGACTACCTCAG GCTGTTTGGACAGGACGGGCTGTGTGCTAGCTGTGAGAAGAGGATCAGAGCGTTTGAGATGACCATGCGTGTGAGGGACAAGGTCTACCACCTGGAGTGTTTTAAATGCGCGGCCTGCCAGAAACACTTCTGTGTCGGGGACCGTTACTTGCTCATCAACTCAGACATTGTGTGTGAGCAGGACATCTTTGAGTGGACCAaactcaacaacaacatggtTTAG